GCTCGGCCGCCTGCACCTGACTCAAGCCGGCGGCCAGGCGGGCGGCCTTGAGCTGGTCGCCGCTGGGAGAAGGCATGGTGAACGGGGGAAGAACGGGTGTGGCGATGGGCATGGTTTGGCGTGGAAATCGGTCGCCGGCTAGAAGGCAAATGCCTTGACGCTCGGCTTCAGCATGTGCGCAGCCACCTCGGGCGGTTTGGCCACGCTCACGCCGTCGATCAGGTCAGCCGGCGTGCGGTCGGCGTTGGGCAGGAACAAGGCACAGACCTCAACGGTGGCGCCGGCCTTGACGAGACCTTGCATCATCTGCTTGGGGGTGACATTGCGGGGTTTGAGCGCGGCCGGCTCATAGGTCTTCAGTGCCAGCTGGCCGGCCGGGCCGCACAACAGAATGCGCACGGCAGCTTTCTGTTCGGCCATCTGGCCGGCCAGGACCATGGCCATGCCCTGTGCCTGATTGTCCGCACTGGTGACGCTGAAGAAGGCCTCGGCGGGTGTCTGGGCCAAGGCGGAGGCGCCACAGACGAGCAGGGCAGAACAGAGGAATGTGGTTCGTTTCATGATGAGTGCCTTTCTATTTTCCCTTGATGGTGTACGAACCATCCTTGGCCCACTTGGTGTCCGCATCCAGGAACACGGTCTTCATCTCGGGCTTGTGAAGCTTGACGAGGTCGTGCGCCTCGCCGCTGCGTGAGCCGGCCCCGCAGAAGAAGATGATGGGCTTGCCGGTGGGCAGCTTGTCCAGGCTCTTTTCAAGGGTGCTCAAGGGCATGTTGATCGCGCCTTTGAACGTGCCCATGTCGAATTCACGCGGGTCGCGCACGTCGACCAGGAAGACGCTGTCCGGGGCCTCCTTCAAGATCCGCTCGAAGGAGCTGACGGTGATCGATCCGGCCTCTTTGCCGGGCTCGATGGCGGGTGCTGCCTTGGCTGCGGGTTGCGCGGCACCGGTGGCGGTGGGGCCTGGTCCATAGGCCTTCACCCAGGCCGGGTAGCCCTCGGGCACCACCTTGACGTTCGTGTAGCCCAGCTTGACTGCTTTCTGCGCGGAATCATTGCTGAGCACGCAGGCCAGGCCGTCACAGTAGAAATACAAAGGGGCCGCCTTGTCGGCCGGCAACATCTTCGGGGCGAGGGACTCGAACTGGGAGTCGGGGATGTTGATCGCGGTCGGGATGTAGCCCAGGTCGTACTTGCGCGCCTTCGGTCGCGAGTCGATCAGCGTCATGGGCGCCTTCTCGTCGATCAGCTTCTTGATGTAGGCCACGCTGACCGCGGGCAAGTTGCCACCCGCCACCCATCCCGGAAAACCTTCCGCAAAGACGCGCACATTGGTGTAGCCCAGCGCCTCAGCCTTGGCCGCGGAGCTGTGACTCAGGATGCAGTCATAGCCCTCGCAATAGAACACCAGCAGCATGGCTTTGTCCTTCGGCAGCATCGTCGGCGCGAGCTTGTCGAAACTGGTGTCCGGGATGTTCACAGCCGTCGGAATGTGACCGATGTCGTACTTGCGTGCGGTGGGGCGGGAGTCGATCAGCATCACGCCGTCGATCTTGGGAATGGCGGCCTGCTTCTTCACGAAGTCAAGGTTGACCAGATGTTTGTACCAGCCGGGTCCGGGATTGGCCGGCGAATACGCC
The Chloroflexi bacterium ADurb.Bin180 DNA segment above includes these coding regions:
- a CDS encoding molybdopterin biosynthesis protein MoeB, giving the protein MKTRHLPLVAALLSAFALAQVQAQTATPAAAPASAAAVAYSPANPGPGWYKHLVNLDFVKKQAAIPKIDGVMLIDSRPTARKYDIGHIPTAVNIPDTSFDKLAPTMLPKDKAMLLVFYCEGYDCILSHSSAAKAEALGYTNVRVFAEGFPGWVAGGNLPAVSVAYIKKLIDEKAPMTLIDSRPKARKYDLGYIPTAINIPDSQFESLAPKMLPADKAAPLYFYCDGLACVLSNDSAQKAVKLGYTNVKVVPEGYPAWVKAYGPGPTATGAAQPAAKAAPAIEPGKEAGSITVSSFERILKEAPDSVFLVDVRDPREFDMGTFKGAINMPLSTLEKSLDKLPTGKPIIFFCGAGSRSGEAHDLVKLHKPEMKTVFLDADTKWAKDGSYTIKGK